A window of the Gossypium hirsutum isolate 1008001.06 chromosome A05, Gossypium_hirsutum_v2.1, whole genome shotgun sequence genome harbors these coding sequences:
- the LOC107960668 gene encoding RING-H2 finger protein ATL54 → MKTRKLFPAVTETNETIECPDFCDPACPYNCYPYPDYYYLPPPPPPPPPPPFSVQNHYISPYVIILVSVLASLILLVGYYVVVVKSCFGWCCSRNNRQSQTLTDASDEEFLDENRIDHPIWFITTVGLQQSIINSITVCKYKKGDGLIEGTECSVCLNEFQEDETVRLLPKCNHAFHISCIDTWLRAHTNCPLCRAHIVFNALCSTPTSADQNPDNMDAIVDNNQTETSEIGGMNSDENSAERELPEANDQRILKEDDENGVLLASDCMERSSVVAKEMTQIKRCVSMDSSSSSSAASLFLGIQEDVENPVSSIVETQNEVRVMGNSSISQHLHLSPVTMKRSFSYGGRFFSSSKRYRSMNSSILPL, encoded by the coding sequence ATGAAAACCAGAAAGCTTTTTCCGGCTGTGACTGAAACAAACGAAACCATAGAATGCCCTGATTTTTGTGACCCTGCCTGCCCTTACAACTGCTACCCTTACCCCGACTACTATTACCTaccgccgccgccgccgccacCTCCTCCTCCTCCCTTCTCGGTCCAAAACCATTACATCTCACCTTATGTGATCATCTTGGTTTCCGTACTCGCCAGTTTGATCCTTCTTGTTGGCTACTACGTGGTTGTAGTGAAGTCGTGTTTTGGTTGGTGCTGTTCGAGGAATAACAGGCAATCACAAACTCTAACCGATGCTTCAGACGAAGAGTTCCTCGATGAGAACCGAATTGATCATCCTATTTGGTTCATCACCACCGTTGGTTTGCAACAATCCATCATAAATTCCATCACTGTTTGTAAGTACAAAAAGGGTGATGGATTGATTGAAGGGACGGAGTGTTCGGTGTGTTTGAATGAGTTCCAAGAAGATGAGACGGTGAGGTTGTTGCCTAAATGCAACCACGCTTTCCATATTTCGTGTATCGACACTTGGCTGAGGGCTCACACTAATTGTCCCTTGTGCCGAGCACATATCGTCTTTAATGCTCTTTGTAGCACTCCAACTTCAGCGGATCAAAACCCCGATAACATGGATGCAATTGTCGATAATAATCAGACAGAAACTTCTGAGATTGGAGGTATGAATTCTGATGAAAACAGCGCTGAAAGAGAATTGCCAGAGGCTAATGACCAAAGGATTTTAAAGGAAGACGATGAAAATGGCGTTTTGTTAGCAAGTGATTGCATGGAAAGAAGCAGTGTAGTGGCTAAAGAGATGACGCAAATCAAAAGGTGCGTTTCCAtggattcttcttcttcttcgtcagCTGCAAGTTTGTTCCTGGGCATTCAAGAGGATGTGGAAAACCCAGTTTCAAGCATCGTTGAAACACAAAACGAGGTTAGGGTAATGGGGAATTCATCCATATCTCAGCATCTTCATTTAAGCCCAGTTACAATGAAAAGATCGTTCTCATATGGTGGAAGGTTTTTCTCTTCATCCAAACGTTACCGAAGCATGAATTCTTCAATTCTTCCCCTGTAA
- the LOC121228885 gene encoding uncharacterized protein codes for MSSSSGFILPCKVPMESRKSHPSIVYFSEILVVPNHKGKHQILRNSKFQPLGSGLRFQITVRHSYTVFCNSSVEQGPVIPSSPAPAPGSWKPWILGFLMSIILPFWREEAETVIETVETVTDIVEKVAEQVEQVADKVGDSLPEGKLKDALEIVEDMAEGTVNDARIVGEFIDKVDQVEEELESLIKPNSGDDEEEVKEKKQKAKGHA; via the exons ATGTCGAGTAGTTCAGGTTTTATCCTTCCATGCAAGGTTCCCATGGAATCCCGCAAATCCCACCCTTCCATTGTTTATTTCAGTGAAATCTTGGTGGTACCAAACCACAAGGGGAAACATCAGATTCTAAGAAACTCCAAGTTTCAACCTCTGGGAAGTGGTCTTAGATTCCAAATTACTGTCAGACATAGTTACACGGTCTTCTGCAACAGTAGTGTTGAACAAGGACCTGTAATCCCTTCTAGCCCTGCTCCTGCTCCTGGATCCTG GAAACCTTGGATTCTGGGATTTCTGATGAGTATAATCCTACCCTTTTGGAGGG AGGAAGCTGAAACTGTAATAGAGACGGTGGAAACCGTGACGGATATCGTAGAAAAAGTAGCGGAGCAGGTGGAGCAAGTGGCGGATAAGGTTGGCGATAGTCTACCCGAAGGAAAACTTAAGGATGCGCTTGAAATTGTTGAAGATATGGCCGAAGGAACAGTCAACGATGCACGCATAGTCGGAGAGTTCATTGACAAG GTAGACCAAGTGGAAGAAGAGTTGGAATCTTTAATAAAACCAAACAGTggtgatgatgaagaagaagtcAAAGAGAAAAAACAAAAGGCCAAGGGCCATGCTTAG
- the LOC107957790 gene encoding uncharacterized protein isoform X1: protein MLTIGPIVVLGPGKAKCLHREPLCRSQLKNTALCLPSISKQNNGQLFQRNQTFPSLINGGCRNKKMKFRKNMQVISCSLESGQQSFPFNLIPAGSSWQLWALGTLVPLLLSFTTSKWGPFSKLKNEADNMLETAEQITDVVEDVAGKVEEIADQVGEQLPDGGKLRATLELVEDLAEGTAKNAHLAGDLIDKVQEIEDKMESLMDAVDTNDDKKPKDVQD from the exons ATGTTGACCATCGGACCAATTGTTGTTCTTGGTCCTGGCAAAGCTAAGTGCCTTCATCGGGAGCCCTTATGCAGATCACAACTCAAAAACACTGCTCTTTGTTTGCCCAGTATCTCAAAGCAAAACAACGGGCAGCTGTTTCAAAGAAATCAAACCTTCCCATCACTCATCAATGGAGGTTGCAGAAACAAGAAGATGAA ATTCAGGAAAAATATGCAAGTGATCAGCTGCAGTTTGGAATCAGGGCAACAATCATTTCCTTTTAATCTTATTCCTGCCGGTTCCAGTtg GCAACTGTGGGCTCTGGGAACGTTAGTACCACTTCTCCTATCCTTCACAACAAGCAAATGGGGGCCATTCTCAAAACTGAAAA ATGAGGCTGATAACATGCTAGAGACAGCTGAACAGATAACGGATGTGGTGGAAGACGTGGCGGGGAAAGTGGAGGAGATAGCAGATCAGGTCGGCGAACAGCTGCCGGACGGTGGAAAACTTCGGGCTACTCTTGAATTGGTTGAGGATTTAGCCGAGGGAACAGCTAAGAACGCACATCTCGCCGGTGATCTCATTGACAAG GTGCAAGAAATTGAAGATAAGATGGAGTCTTTAATGGACGCAGTCGACACTAACGACGACAAGAAACCCAAAGACGTGCAGGATTGA
- the LOC107957790 gene encoding uncharacterized protein isoform X2, with translation MLTIGPIVVLGPGKAKCLHREPLCRSQLKNTALCLPSISKQNNGQLFQRNQTFPSLINGGCRNKKMKKNMQVISCSLESGQQSFPFNLIPAGSSWQLWALGTLVPLLLSFTTSKWGPFSKLKNEADNMLETAEQITDVVEDVAGKVEEIADQVGEQLPDGGKLRATLELVEDLAEGTAKNAHLAGDLIDKVQEIEDKMESLMDAVDTNDDKKPKDVQD, from the exons ATGTTGACCATCGGACCAATTGTTGTTCTTGGTCCTGGCAAAGCTAAGTGCCTTCATCGGGAGCCCTTATGCAGATCACAACTCAAAAACACTGCTCTTTGTTTGCCCAGTATCTCAAAGCAAAACAACGGGCAGCTGTTTCAAAGAAATCAAACCTTCCCATCACTCATCAATGGAGGTTGCAGAAACAAGAAGATGAA GAAAAATATGCAAGTGATCAGCTGCAGTTTGGAATCAGGGCAACAATCATTTCCTTTTAATCTTATTCCTGCCGGTTCCAGTtg GCAACTGTGGGCTCTGGGAACGTTAGTACCACTTCTCCTATCCTTCACAACAAGCAAATGGGGGCCATTCTCAAAACTGAAAA ATGAGGCTGATAACATGCTAGAGACAGCTGAACAGATAACGGATGTGGTGGAAGACGTGGCGGGGAAAGTGGAGGAGATAGCAGATCAGGTCGGCGAACAGCTGCCGGACGGTGGAAAACTTCGGGCTACTCTTGAATTGGTTGAGGATTTAGCCGAGGGAACAGCTAAGAACGCACATCTCGCCGGTGATCTCATTGACAAG GTGCAAGAAATTGAAGATAAGATGGAGTCTTTAATGGACGCAGTCGACACTAACGACGACAAGAAACCCAAAGACGTGCAGGATTGA
- the LOC107957788 gene encoding spindle pole body protein pcp1, whose translation MGIPQEIDDYMKRTIDDSLGLPISTESLQLKLRSSEETQRRLRVQYLLLLSKLKEKDQIIERSKAEANMNAVALKRFVQENQKLAAECANLLSQCNKWEKECLLYDRDREALMDFGNEADERAKKAEIRVHELEEELGKLNEELRFYQHRYESQEIDSSSEGATEEENLLESILAALICKNEVTSGRAFLEANTSLESCLRLLKMWNRLRPSTQKILTLAAEVKTLKKDKEHLRINLSKAEEEVKILFEENNILDEANKRLLRQSREEKNLHDSGGKHTGSASAKTNKRKSSPKIRSPIEKKINFTETDSARKPLSPFRYNSPV comes from the exons ATGGGGATTCCTCAAGAAATCGATGATTACATGAAAAGAACCATAGATGATTCCTTAGGTCTTCCAATCTCCACTGAATCTTTGCAATTGAAGCTCCGTTCCTCCGAAGAAACCCAGCGCCGCCTCCGTGTTCAGTATCTGTTACTTCTCTCAAAATTGAAAGAGAAAGACCAAATCATCGAGCGGTCAAAG GCCGAAGCGAATATGAACGCAGTGGCGTTGAAGAGATTCGTGCAAGAGAATCAGAAGCTCGCGGCAGAGTGTGCAAATTTGTTAAGTCAGTGTAACAAATGGGAAAAAGAGTGTTTACTTTATGATCGTGATAGGGAGGCGTTGATGGATTTTGGAAATGAAGCTGATGAGAGGGCAAAGAAAGCTGAGATTAGGGTTCATGAATTGGAAGAGGAGTTAGGGAAGTTAAATGAGGAATTAAGGTTCTACCAACATCGTTATGAGAGCCAAGAG ATCGATTCTTCTTCCGAGGGCGCAACTGAGGAAGAGAATTTACTTGAGTCAATTCTGGCAGCATTGATTTGTAAAAATGAAGTTACATCTGGACGTGCATTCTTGGAGGCAAATACTTCCCTTGAATCATGCCTAAGGTTGCTTAAAATGTGGAACAG GTTGAGGCCTTCAACTCAAAAAATTTTGACACTAGCTGCTGAAGTAAAGACCCTTAAGAAAGACAAGGAACATCTCAGGATAAACCTTAGTAAAGCTGAAGAAGAG GTCAAAATTCTGTTTGAAGAAAACAACATATTGGATGAGGCGAACAAAAGATTATTGAGGCAATCCCGTGAAGAAAAGAATCTCCATGATTCTGGTGGGAAGCATACTGGTAGTGCATCTGCAAAG ACAAACAAACGAAAATCAAGTCCCAAGATACGCAGCCCGATTGAGAAGAAGATTAACTTCACTGAAACAGATTCAGCAAGAAAGCCTCTGTCACCCTTCCGATATAACTCCCCGGTGTAA
- the LOC107957787 gene encoding blue copper protein, whose protein sequence is MASSSVGMVCLLLVSCMVVPSLAKDYTVGDTSGWTTGVDYSTWTKDKTFKVGDSLVFNYPTSHTVDEVSSSDYSTCTVGNAITTDNSGATTVALKTAGTHYFICGVVGHCANGMKLSVKVESGSSAAPSKSPSKSPSSSSSSSPASTDKPSTGTPSTTTTTTKAPDSSSSWSLSPFMAVVTTCLALLVLVIS, encoded by the exons ATGGCTAGCTCAAGTGTGGGAATGGTCTGTCTTTTGCTAGTCTCGTGCATGGTTGTGCCGAGCTTGGCCAAAGATTACACTGTTGGTGACACCTCTGGTTGGACAACTGGTGTAGATTATAGCACATGGACTAAAGATAAGACCTTCAAAGTTGGCGATAGCCTTG TTTTCAATTACCCAACAAGCCACACAGTGGATGAAGTAAGTTCAAGTGACTACAGTACATGCACGGTGGGAAACGCAATCACAACAGATAACAGTGGAGCGACCACCGTTGCTCTCAAGACCGCCGGGACACATTACTTCATTTGTGGTGTGGTGGGTCACTGTGCGAATGGAATGAAACTTTCAGTCAAAGTGGAGTCAGGTTCATCGGCAGCACCATCTAAGTCGCCGTCTAAGTCACCATCGTCTTCTTCGTCATCCTCGCCGGCTTCCACCGATAAACCATCGACCGGCACACCATCTACTACAACTACAACAACTAAAGCCCCGGACTCCTCATCCTCATGGAGTCTCTCCCCATTTATGGCTGTTGTCACAACTTGTCTTGCGTTGTTGGTTTTGGTCATTTCGTAA
- the LOC107957786 gene encoding uncharacterized protein, with translation MNAVSRRAITGIFTPARQGINLLSHDLSQVQQMRGIRVKVRNGNLEQALAVMQRVMQSSGIERLIKQEQTHHIKNSEKRILARKILERKIKSQDHARKLQTILIKKVRGL, from the exons ATGAACGCTGTATCGAGGCGAGCTATTACTGGAATCTTTACTCCAGCGAGACAGGGGATCAACTTATTGAGTCATGATCTGAGTCAGGTTCAGCAAATGAGAGGGATAAGGGTGAAGGTAAGGAACGGCAACTTGGAGCAAGCGTTGGCGGTGATGCAGCGGGTGATGCAATCTAGCGGAATCGAACGGCTGATAAAGCAGGAACAAACTCATCACATTAAGAATTCGGAGAAACGGATTTTGGCACGCAAGATTTTGGAGCGTAAGATCAAATCACAGGACCACGCTCGCAAGCTGCAAACCATCCTCATCAAGAAAGTCAG GGGTCTGTGA